TAGATTCACAATCTACAATCTAACTTTAATTAATCAGTAAAATATTCTGTTATATATTTACTACAGATTCTTTTCTACTCCCGTTATGTAACGAGCAGGGCAGCAGATTCTTATCCCTTCTTTATCGAAGCGTTTTTTGATCGATCTGCGTAAATCACAAGCTGTTCCGAAAGCTGTTCCTTGGTCTTTTCCTTTAAACAACAACCTCAACGATATGGCTCCCTCATCAAAATTTAATACTGAAAATGATGGCTCAAATTCGGGCAGGACATCAGAGTGATTCTTCGCCTCTTCGATCATTATATCTGCTACTTTTTCTAGATCAGTGTCATAGGGAACGCCCATTGTAATGCTGTAAAGCTTTTTAGGGTCTTTAAGTGTGTAATTTATTATAACCTCATTATCTAAAACAGAGTTCGGTATAATCATCCTACGGTTGTCCCAAATCCTGATAACAGTATGGCGTAAAGTAATCTCTTCTACAAATCCATACTCCCCTTTAATCATTATCGCATCCCCTAAACGAACAGGTTGTGTGATATTGATATTGATCCCTGATAAGAAGTTTCCAATTACTTTCTGAGCGCCGAGACCTATCACGATGGCAAGGAAACCAGCACCCACGAGCAGTCCCCAAAGTGCGCCGACCAAACCTGGGAATATCAATGATAAAATGGTAACAGAACCGAATAAATAGATCATATACATGATAATTCGGCGGATCAGTCTAAACGAAGTTCCTCTCTCAGGATTTTCAAGTATAATTTTCTGAATACGACTGCTAATATAATTATTTACGATTAAGCTTATTACCGATATAGCGATCAAGACACTCATTACAGAAATCAATACATCCATATTCAAAGAAATCCAGACAGGTAGAGTTTCAGGATACCTAGCTTCCCAATATCCTAAAGCTGATATTATTCCAAAGAGTATTATGAATATCGTTAAAGGACCTTTTGTTATCATAATCGCATAGTCATCGATTCTTGTATCTGTTTTTTCAGCCATTCTTTTCACATATCTGTTTATTATAGCTACTGAAGAAATAGCTATAACAAAAGAGCCCAGAAGAATTGCTACTGTAATAATAATATCAAGACCAATAGATAAGTTAAAACTTGACAAAATTCTCGATGCATCCATTTTTTCTACACCATGTCATAAGCCAGACTTTAATAAACTTCATCATAAAACTGTTTACTAAGAACCAGAATAATAACTAGTCTGGAAACAAGAGAATTTTATTTGTTTTAGATTATCCTTTTCTTTCTAATGCTGAGCCTATAAGTGCTCCCAAAGTTATCAATCCAGCAGTTAGAGTAGCCCAATTTCCATCTATTGTATAACCTATCAAGTCTGTGCTCATCTTTATGATG
The genomic region above belongs to Candidatus Methylarchaceae archaeon HK02M2 and contains:
- a CDS encoding mechanosensitive ion channel, whose amino-acid sequence is MDASRILSSFNLSIGLDIIITVAILLGSFVIAISSVAIINRYVKRMAEKTDTRIDDYAIMITKGPLTIFIILFGIISALGYWEARYPETLPVWISLNMDVLISVMSVLIAISVISLIVNNYISSRIQKIILENPERGTSFRLIRRIIMYMIYLFGSVTILSLIFPGLVGALWGLLVGAGFLAIVIGLGAQKVIGNFLSGININITQPVRLGDAIMIKGEYGFVEEITLRHTVIRIWDNRRMIIPNSVLDNEVIINYTLKDPKKLYSITMGVPYDTDLEKVADIMIEEAKNHSDVLPEFEPSFSVLNFDEGAISLRLLFKGKDQGTAFGTACDLRRSIKKRFDKEGIRICCPARYITGVEKNL